Proteins encoded by one window of Paenibacillus urinalis:
- a CDS encoding ABC transporter substrate-binding protein — MKLRLLKSMLVMSTSFSIILAGCTQGDKNAVTQGQMTALDVKDELILAIGTETEAGYDPTTGWGQYGSPLFQSTLLKRDADLNVVNDLATDYTVSEDGKTWTVKLREDVQFSDGEALTAEDVVFTFETAAKSASIIDLTNMEKVEAADAATVVFTLVEAQSTFISLLTTLGIVPEHAYDESYAEQPIGSGPYKLVQWDKGQQVIVERNPEYYGEQPYFNRLTFLFLEEDAAYAAAQAGTVDVAAIPAAFTRQEVPGMKLEAVKTVDNRGIVFPYNPAGGTTSEGIMTGNDVTADAAIRKAVNVAIDREALVEGVLEGYGRPAYSVADDLPWGSEEAQFEDADPAEAKRILEAAGWHDTDNDGIVEKGALEASFKLYYFAGDMTRQSIALTVADMVKSAGIQIEVEGKSREEVQKLMYANPVLFGWGSHDPLETYNLYSSTKNGVGYYNAGQYSNPTVDAWMDKAMKATDEEEAWEYWQKALWDGTTGFGFQGDAPWAWLVNVDHIYLVREGLNIGEQQIHPHGHGWPITSNIEEWTWEGSQ, encoded by the coding sequence ATGAAGCTTCGGTTATTGAAATCCATGTTAGTTATGTCAACATCATTTTCAATCATTCTTGCAGGCTGTACCCAGGGGGATAAGAATGCAGTAACCCAAGGACAGATGACAGCACTTGATGTGAAGGACGAGCTGATTCTGGCCATCGGTACAGAGACGGAGGCAGGATATGACCCGACAACAGGCTGGGGGCAATATGGTTCTCCACTGTTTCAGAGTACATTACTTAAACGGGATGCGGACCTCAATGTGGTGAATGATCTGGCAACGGATTATACAGTAAGCGAGGATGGCAAGACCTGGACGGTTAAGCTGAGGGAGGACGTCCAGTTCTCGGACGGTGAGGCGCTGACAGCGGAGGATGTGGTCTTTACCTTCGAGACTGCTGCGAAGAGCGCGTCCATCATTGATCTAACCAACATGGAGAAAGTAGAGGCGGCTGATGCTGCCACGGTAGTGTTCACATTAGTAGAAGCGCAGTCAACGTTCATATCGCTTTTGACTACACTCGGCATTGTGCCGGAGCATGCTTATGATGAGAGCTACGCAGAGCAGCCGATCGGCTCAGGCCCGTATAAGCTGGTGCAGTGGGACAAGGGTCAGCAGGTCATCGTGGAGCGGAATCCGGAGTACTATGGGGAACAGCCATATTTCAATCGCTTGACCTTCTTGTTCCTGGAAGAGGACGCGGCCTATGCTGCGGCGCAGGCAGGTACGGTGGATGTAGCGGCGATTCCTGCCGCTTTTACCAGACAAGAGGTTCCGGGCATGAAGCTTGAAGCCGTGAAAACCGTAGACAATCGCGGAATTGTATTTCCGTACAATCCGGCAGGAGGGACAACCTCAGAAGGGATAATGACCGGCAATGATGTAACCGCTGATGCAGCGATCCGAAAGGCTGTGAATGTGGCGATTGACCGAGAGGCGCTGGTAGAAGGTGTGCTTGAGGGGTATGGTCGTCCAGCATACTCTGTAGCGGATGATCTGCCGTGGGGCAGTGAGGAAGCACAGTTTGAGGATGCGGATCCGGCAGAAGCAAAGCGGATTCTCGAAGCAGCAGGATGGCATGATACAGATAATGATGGAATTGTAGAGAAAGGCGCACTTGAAGCGAGCTTTAAACTGTATTATTTTGCCGGAGATATGACCAGACAGTCGATTGCCCTGACTGTAGCCGATATGGTGAAGTCAGCGGGTATTCAGATTGAGGTTGAAGGGAAGAGCCGGGAAGAAGTACAGAAGCTGATGTATGCGAATCCGGTGCTGTTCGGGTGGGGAAGCCATGATCCGCTTGAAACCTACAATCTATACTCCAGTACCAAAAATGGAGTGGGATATTACAACGCTGGACAGTACAGTAATCCTACGGTCGATGCGTGGATGGATAAAGCGATGAAGGCAACCGACGAAGAGGAAGCATGGGAGTATTGGCAGAAGGCACTATGGGATGGAACGACTGGCTTTGGCTTCCAAGGGGATGCGCCATGGGCATGGCTCGTTAATGTCGATCATATCTATCTCGTGCGTGAAGGACTGAATATCGGCGAGCAGCAGATCCATCCGCACGGTCATGGATGGCCGATTACCTCTAATATTGAAGAGTGGACCTGGGAAGGGTCGCAGTAA
- a CDS encoding amino acid ABC transporter ATP-binding protein → MIEFKNVNKHYGSFHVLKNIDLQIKEGEVVVIIGPSGSGKSTLLRCINRLETISGGELHVSGVPLHQRKIDINKFRKDISMVFQHFNLYPHKKVIENITLAPIKVKKESKAAAAETAMKYLSRVGIAEKADSYPSQLSGGQQQRVAIARGLAMDPKIMLFDEPTSALDPEMIGEVLDVMRTLANSGMTMVIVTHEMGFAREVADRVIFMDEGQILEDAAAEQFFSNPREERARQFLSRLIHH, encoded by the coding sequence TTGATTGAGTTTAAAAATGTTAACAAACATTACGGCAGCTTTCACGTACTCAAGAACATCGACCTCCAGATTAAGGAAGGCGAAGTCGTCGTGATCATCGGCCCTTCCGGTTCAGGCAAAAGCACCTTGCTGCGCTGCATCAATCGTCTGGAGACGATATCCGGCGGAGAGCTGCATGTCAGCGGCGTTCCTCTGCATCAGCGCAAGATCGACATTAACAAATTCCGCAAAGACATCAGCATGGTATTCCAGCATTTCAATCTATACCCCCACAAGAAGGTTATCGAGAATATTACACTGGCTCCTATCAAGGTGAAGAAGGAGTCCAAGGCTGCTGCAGCTGAGACCGCGATGAAATATTTATCCCGTGTCGGCATTGCAGAGAAGGCAGATAGTTATCCCAGCCAGCTCTCCGGCGGACAGCAGCAGCGTGTAGCCATCGCAAGAGGACTCGCCATGGATCCCAAAATCATGCTGTTTGACGAACCCACCTCGGCACTCGATCCCGAGATGATCGGCGAAGTTCTTGATGTCATGCGAACTTTGGCAAACTCGGGGATGACGATGGTGATCGTCACACATGAGATGGGCTTTGCCCGCGAAGTAGCCGACCGGGTTATTTTTATGGACGAGGGACAGATCCTGGAGGATGCTGCCGCAGAACAATTCTTCTCTAACCCTAGAGAAGAACGCGCACGCCAATTTCTCAGCCGTTTAATCCATCATTAA
- a CDS encoding ABC transporter permease, protein MQGSGQRVPFSSWMLYLLKKVLRLASLLAAVSFIAFMLMEYSPVDPVMAYVGADAIKVSPEQLEQIRERWGLDEEPLVRYGKWLSSLLQGDFGTSMIYREPVLDLIQDRFMASLALMGTAWMISGVLGFALGSLAAMNKGSWLDHVVKGYCYVLASTPAFWLALLALMVFGVWLGWFPIGLGVPAGVLSSEVTIIERLRHMILPALTLSVTGVANIALHTRQKLIDVLESDYVLYARARGEQGFTLFRRHGLRNILLPAITLQFASFSELFGGAVLAEQVFSYPGLGQATVEAGLRGDVPLLLGLVLCSTLFVFTGNFIADLLYRWIDPRFDTKEAV, encoded by the coding sequence ATGCAGGGCAGTGGACAGCGCGTACCATTTAGCAGCTGGATGTTATATCTATTGAAAAAAGTGCTCCGGCTTGCATCACTGCTGGCCGCAGTCAGCTTCATTGCCTTTATGCTGATGGAGTATTCACCAGTGGATCCGGTGATGGCGTATGTAGGTGCAGATGCCATCAAGGTAAGTCCTGAGCAGCTGGAGCAGATCAGAGAGCGCTGGGGATTAGATGAGGAGCCGCTGGTTAGGTACGGCAAGTGGTTGTCATCCCTATTGCAAGGGGATTTTGGGACTTCCATGATCTATCGGGAGCCGGTTCTGGATTTGATTCAGGATCGGTTTATGGCTTCTCTCGCACTGATGGGAACGGCTTGGATGATCTCGGGTGTGCTCGGATTTGCCCTCGGCTCGTTAGCCGCAATGAATAAGGGAAGCTGGCTGGATCATGTGGTCAAAGGGTATTGCTATGTGCTCGCTTCCACACCCGCCTTCTGGCTCGCCCTGCTGGCACTGATGGTATTTGGCGTTTGGCTCGGCTGGTTTCCCATCGGACTCGGTGTGCCTGCAGGAGTGCTCAGCAGTGAGGTGACCATCATAGAAAGACTGCGGCATATGATTCTCCCAGCACTGACACTAAGTGTAACGGGAGTAGCAAATATTGCGCTTCACACCCGTCAGAAGCTGATCGATGTGCTGGAGTCGGATTACGTGCTGTATGCACGTGCCAGGGGGGAGCAAGGCTTCACGCTGTTCCGGCGTCATGGACTTCGCAATATCCTGCTGCCTGCAATAACGCTTCAATTTGCGTCCTTTAGTGAACTGTTTGGCGGGGCCGTACTGGCGGAACAGGTATTCTCTTACCCCGGACTGGGACAAGCCACGGTTGAAGCAGGGCTTCGCGGCGACGTGCCTCTCCTGCTGGGACTGGTTCTGTGCAGCACACTGTTCGTCTTCACCGGCAATTTCATTGCCGACCTGTTATACCGCTGGATTGATCCACGGTTCGATACAAAGGAGGCGGTGTAA
- the nikR gene encoding nickel-responsive transcriptional regulator NikR — translation MNDKDELTRFGVAFPTPLIEQFDKYILEQGYKNRSEAIRDLARRTMLEPSRLHSDEQVAGVIVMVYDHHASELPSKLMELQHHYHQDIISNMHVHLNHHQCLEVIAVRGSVSSLRSLHQQIQVQKGVHYAELSVTFNDDEKEKAHSHI, via the coding sequence ATGAACGATAAGGATGAGCTGACTCGATTTGGCGTAGCATTCCCGACGCCGCTGATCGAACAGTTTGACAAATATATACTGGAACAGGGCTATAAGAATCGTTCCGAAGCCATTCGTGATCTGGCTAGAAGAACGATGCTTGAGCCTTCAAGACTGCATTCGGACGAGCAGGTGGCCGGTGTGATTGTGATGGTCTATGACCATCATGCCAGTGAGCTGCCGAGTAAGCTTATGGAATTGCAGCATCATTATCACCAAGACATTATTTCAAATATGCACGTTCATCTCAATCATCATCAGTGTCTAGAAGTCATTGCTGTTCGCGGATCTGTCAGCAGCCTTCGCTCATTGCATCAACAGATCCAGGTTCAGAAGGGTGTACACTATGCTGAGCTGTCTGTGACGTTTAATGATGATGAGAAAGAGAAAGCCCATTCACATATTTAA
- a CDS encoding glutamate ABC transporter substrate-binding protein has protein sequence MKTKKRFKGSKLSLLFMLMFVIVLAGCGNDEASPATGSSGTSGGQEASENIDTIAAIKERGKVIAGVKYDTRLFGLKDPISGNVEGFDIDMAKALAKKILGDETKVELKEVTSKTRTPLLQNGEIDIIIATMTITEDRKKEVDFSDVYFNAGQSLLVAKGSPITGIDSLNADTTVLAVKGSTSVTNIKEKAPDAKVLEFENYQEAFTALKANKGDVLTTDNSILLGMMQDDPNFEMVGDIFTDEPYGMAIRKGDQQMVDTVNEMLQEMKDSGEYDELYEKWLGTSPPSAE, from the coding sequence ATGAAAACGAAGAAGAGATTTAAAGGTTCCAAGCTCTCGCTCTTATTCATGCTTATGTTTGTTATTGTACTCGCCGGCTGCGGCAATGATGAAGCATCGCCAGCTACAGGCTCCTCAGGAACATCAGGCGGCCAGGAAGCATCAGAGAACATAGATACCATCGCAGCGATCAAGGAACGCGGCAAAGTCATTGCAGGTGTTAAATACGACACCCGGCTGTTTGGACTGAAGGATCCTATATCCGGCAATGTTGAAGGCTTCGATATCGATATGGCCAAGGCGCTCGCCAAGAAGATACTCGGCGATGAGACCAAAGTAGAGCTGAAGGAGGTCACCTCCAAGACCCGGACACCGCTTCTTCAGAACGGCGAGATCGACATTATCATCGCGACGATGACTATTACTGAGGATCGTAAGAAGGAAGTCGACTTCAGCGATGTTTATTTTAATGCAGGTCAGTCTCTGCTTGTAGCCAAGGGCAGTCCGATCACAGGGATTGATAGCCTCAATGCGGATACGACAGTACTTGCCGTTAAAGGCTCAACCTCTGTTACGAACATTAAGGAAAAAGCACCGGATGCCAAAGTACTCGAATTCGAGAACTACCAAGAAGCCTTCACTGCGCTGAAAGCGAACAAAGGCGATGTGCTGACCACAGACAACTCCATTCTTCTGGGTATGATGCAGGACGATCCGAACTTCGAAATGGTTGGAGACATCTTCACTGACGAGCCTTACGGCATGGCCATTCGCAAAGGCGATCAACAAATGGTCGATACCGTCAATGAAATGCTTCAAGAGATGAAAGACAGCGGAGAATATGATGAGCTCTATGAAAAATGGCTGGGAACAAGTCCGCCAAGCGCGGAGTAA
- a CDS encoding amino acid ABC transporter permease translates to MDFAGAYTWPYIRFLLEGFMLTLQVAGVAILLSFIVGIILGTIRYTKFPVISQIVAVVVDTIRNLPLFLIILVSYLILPQFGINMSVFWAAVFGLTIFEGCMIAEILRGGLNSIDKGQIEAARSSGLSYFQTLRLITLPQALRRMVPPLLSQTISLLKDTSLAVAISLPELMNHVRIVGGQNPDFYLPMIVFAAMLYFIVNYSLSLFARRLETRVDA, encoded by the coding sequence ATGGATTTTGCAGGCGCTTATACCTGGCCCTATATACGATTTCTTCTTGAAGGCTTCATGCTGACATTGCAGGTCGCCGGTGTCGCCATCCTGCTCAGCTTCATCGTTGGCATCATCCTAGGCACCATTCGATATACGAAGTTTCCCGTTATTTCGCAGATCGTTGCCGTGGTCGTGGATACGATCCGCAACCTCCCGCTCTTTCTCATCATTCTGGTATCATACCTGATCCTTCCCCAGTTCGGAATCAACATGTCCGTATTCTGGGCTGCTGTATTCGGACTGACGATATTTGAAGGCTGTATGATCGCCGAGATACTCCGCGGCGGACTTAATTCCATAGATAAAGGGCAGATTGAAGCAGCACGTTCATCGGGCCTCAGTTACTTTCAGACACTGCGTCTGATTACACTCCCGCAGGCGCTGCGCCGCATGGTACCTCCCCTGCTCAGCCAGACCATATCATTGCTGAAGGATACTTCACTTGCTGTCGCCATCTCCTTGCCGGAGCTGATGAATCACGTGCGTATTGTCGGAGGCCAAAATCCAGATTTCTACCTTCCGATGATTGTTTTTGCCGCGATGCTCTACTTTATCGTTAATTATTCGCTATCTCTCTTTGCCCGGAGACTCGAGACCCGCGTCGACGCTTAA
- a CDS encoding glycoside hydrolase family 28 protein yields the protein MKELNVHEIDGTETSLYHVKLPDIPQREFRIVDFGALGNGLYDNTDHINSALAACAQAGGGRVIIPAGIWLTGPILLQSRTELHLERGALVRFSREYTDYPLILSSYEGREVIRSRSPLDGENLTDVAITGEGIFDGSGDAWRPVKQNKLTASAWGALVASGGVVNEREGGNSIWWPSERAMNGASLTEALHTSGVRDKAAYEPAHEYLRPNLLSLRRCKRVLLEGVTFQNSPAWNLHPWACEHVTIRHVNVRNPWYAQNGDGLDLDSVRHALVEYCSFDVGDDAICLKSGKDAEGRELGIPTEYVTIRHSTVYHGHGGFVIGSEMSGGVRHIRVSDCMFMGTDIGLRFKSARGRGGIVEDIIIERIRMLDITKEAISFSLFYEGKEGSGRGDEKIYAVGEGTPIFRNISIREVVCSGAQTALYMNGLPEMPVEDLSVDNYHVQAVNGFVCSQAKHLKLTHITAKVDQGSLVSLHQCRGVELSELEGLGADGRLLVVTGSDSTGIVYGVASEQEGCQILAGPGVRSGSLIRRR from the coding sequence GTGAAGGAACTGAACGTGCATGAGATCGATGGAACGGAAACTTCTCTGTATCATGTTAAACTTCCGGATATCCCGCAGCGTGAATTTCGAATTGTGGACTTTGGTGCCCTTGGCAATGGGCTATACGATAATACAGATCATATTAACTCAGCGCTGGCGGCCTGTGCGCAAGCAGGCGGGGGCAGAGTCATTATCCCTGCCGGTATATGGCTGACAGGACCGATCCTGCTTCAGAGCCGAACAGAGCTGCATTTAGAGCGGGGGGCCCTCGTTCGGTTTAGCAGAGAATATACGGATTATCCACTCATCCTATCAAGCTATGAAGGGCGTGAGGTGATCCGCTCAAGATCTCCGCTGGACGGTGAGAATCTCACAGATGTGGCTATAACCGGGGAAGGTATATTCGATGGCAGCGGTGATGCATGGAGACCTGTGAAGCAGAACAAGCTCACCGCTTCAGCCTGGGGAGCACTCGTCGCCTCCGGTGGTGTTGTTAACGAGCGTGAAGGAGGGAATTCCATCTGGTGGCCGTCCGAACGGGCAATGAACGGTGCTTCCCTGACGGAGGCCCTCCATACATCCGGAGTAAGGGACAAGGCAGCTTATGAGCCGGCTCATGAATATCTGCGTCCTAATCTACTCAGTCTGCGCCGCTGTAAGCGAGTGCTCTTGGAAGGAGTCACCTTTCAGAATTCCCCGGCGTGGAACTTGCATCCATGGGCCTGTGAGCATGTTACGATTCGCCATGTGAATGTCAGGAATCCGTGGTACGCACAGAACGGGGATGGGCTCGATCTCGATTCAGTAAGGCATGCGCTCGTTGAGTACTGCTCCTTCGATGTCGGAGATGATGCCATCTGTCTTAAATCAGGCAAAGACGCAGAGGGACGCGAGCTCGGCATCCCTACTGAATATGTAACCATTCGCCACTCTACGGTGTATCATGGGCACGGCGGATTTGTCATCGGCAGTGAGATGTCCGGCGGCGTTCGGCATATCCGAGTCTCCGATTGTATGTTTATGGGAACGGATATCGGTCTGCGCTTTAAGAGCGCGAGAGGCCGCGGCGGGATTGTAGAGGATATTATCATAGAGCGGATCCGGATGCTTGATATAACGAAGGAGGCCATTTCCTTCTCACTCTTCTATGAGGGGAAGGAAGGCTCGGGCCGAGGAGATGAGAAGATCTATGCTGTGGGCGAGGGGACGCCGATTTTTCGTAATATATCCATTCGTGAGGTGGTATGCAGTGGAGCCCAAACTGCACTGTACATGAATGGTCTCCCTGAAATGCCTGTGGAAGATCTAAGTGTGGACAATTATCACGTACAAGCAGTAAATGGATTCGTATGTTCTCAGGCCAAGCATCTGAAGCTGACACATATTACAGCAAAGGTAGATCAAGGCTCTCTTGTCAGCTTGCATCAATGCCGTGGTGTAGAGCTGTCCGAGCTCGAAGGACTCGGAGCCGACGGACGGCTGCTCGTGGTAACAGGATCGGATAGCACTGGTATTGTCTACGGGGTCGCAAGCGAGCAGGAAGGGTGCCAAATATTAGCAGGACCGGGTGTGCGAAGCGGCTCGCTGATACGGAGAAGATGA
- a CDS encoding amino acid ABC transporter permease — protein MPEIDISVLWRYWDDFSAGFLNTLKISLMALIGSFLIGAVIAVFRIAPIKPLNWFGAAYVEFIRNIPLLVTIFFFYYGLSSVGLNLDGFVSGTLGLTIYTSAFVAESIRAGIQSVPKGQLEAARSSGLSYIQTMVHVVMPQAVRIVLPAMGNQSINLVKNSSILAVVAGLDLMYFADSVNSATFQTLSVYTVVAILYLVITLPLNFLVHYLEKRLNQREIRNTTKKPRSPKLPRGLDRPLN, from the coding sequence ATGCCAGAAATTGATATAAGTGTGCTATGGCGATACTGGGATGATTTCTCGGCAGGCTTTCTGAATACGCTGAAGATCAGTCTCATGGCGCTGATCGGCAGCTTTCTGATCGGTGCCGTTATCGCTGTATTTCGAATTGCACCCATCAAGCCGCTTAACTGGTTTGGTGCGGCCTATGTTGAATTCATACGTAATATTCCACTACTTGTGACGATTTTCTTTTTCTATTATGGGCTCTCATCTGTAGGACTCAATCTAGATGGCTTCGTATCCGGGACACTGGGTCTAACCATCTACACCTCTGCCTTTGTGGCCGAATCCATCCGGGCAGGGATTCAATCCGTACCCAAGGGGCAGCTGGAGGCAGCCCGCTCTTCGGGGCTCAGCTATATCCAGACGATGGTGCATGTCGTGATGCCTCAGGCTGTTCGTATCGTGCTCCCTGCCATGGGGAATCAGTCCATCAATCTGGTGAAGAATTCTTCCATACTGGCTGTCGTTGCCGGACTGGATCTGATGTATTTTGCAGACAGCGTCAATTCAGCTACCTTCCAGACGCTATCGGTCTACACCGTTGTTGCTATTCTCTATCTCGTGATTACACTTCCGTTAAACTTCCTTGTCCACTACTTGGAGAAACGCTTAAATCAGCGTGAGATCCGAAATACAACCAAAAAACCGCGTTCACCCAAGCTGCCAAGAGGACTGGACAGGCCGCTTAACTAG
- a CDS encoding ABC transporter permease, with translation MQQLERSSAPAGVRRTRNTRGKNLIRILASAGFLAAVLLLGSFLPEQAAYTSLTERNLAPGAGHLFGTDWLGRDMFNRTLKGLAYSIQVGLMAAASSSLIALLVGLLAAVGRRMDQAVAWFIDLFMSVPHLVSLILIAFVFGGGAKGVIIAIACTHWPQLARVIRADMLQLKSADYIQVSRRMGKSQGYVALHHMLPHLIPQLLVGLLLVFPHAILHEAAITFLGLGLSPQQPAIGIILSESMRYLSAGMWWLAFFPGLALVLTVLAFDTLGHGIRSYSEPIRLER, from the coding sequence ATGCAGCAGCTGGAACGATCCTCTGCCCCTGCCGGAGTCAGACGAACACGGAATACCCGAGGCAAAAATCTAATTCGAATTCTAGCAAGTGCCGGATTCTTGGCTGCGGTCCTGCTCTTGGGCTCATTCCTGCCAGAGCAGGCAGCCTATACGTCGCTAACGGAACGTAACCTCGCACCGGGTGCCGGGCATTTGTTCGGGACGGATTGGCTTGGGCGTGATATGTTTAACCGCACCTTGAAAGGGCTAGCTTACAGTATACAAGTTGGGCTCATGGCAGCAGCCTCTTCCAGTCTTATCGCCTTGCTGGTCGGCCTGCTTGCAGCTGTGGGCAGAAGAATGGATCAGGCTGTAGCCTGGTTTATTGATCTGTTTATGAGTGTTCCGCATTTGGTATCGCTCATTCTGATCGCCTTCGTCTTTGGCGGCGGAGCCAAAGGAGTCATTATCGCAATCGCATGCACACACTGGCCGCAGCTAGCCCGAGTGATCCGTGCTGACATGCTTCAGCTGAAGTCGGCTGATTATATACAGGTATCTCGGAGAATGGGGAAGTCACAGGGCTATGTTGCCCTGCATCATATGCTTCCGCATCTGATCCCGCAGCTGCTTGTCGGTCTGCTCCTCGTGTTTCCCCATGCGATATTGCATGAGGCGGCCATTACCTTTCTAGGTCTCGGTTTATCACCCCAGCAGCCTGCCATCGGCATTATCTTGTCAGAATCAATGCGATATTTATCGGCAGGAATGTGGTGGCTGGCCTTCTTCCCCGGACTGGCACTCGTGCTTACGGTGCTTGCTTTTGATACTCTGGGTCACGGAATTAGAAGCTATAGTGAACCGATCAGGCTTGAGCGATAA
- a CDS encoding ABC transporter ATP-binding protein produces the protein MTLLKIDNLSVAFARGKGLFQVEETEVIHGLSMTAKAGRITAVIGASGSGKSLLAHAILGILPSNAITRGTLYYNGKPLNIAAQTALRGSRLALVPQSVQYLDPLMKVGPQISYSFERSNERNDLIEMKGTTTSRRHTKKRLMHERLSEILSKYGLATDVTERYPFELSGGMARRVLLSIATAGEPELIVADEPTPGIHVEALSETLRHFRSIADQGAGILWITHDVESALQIADELVVFYAGTNVETARPEDFTGNGERLRHPYSKALWNALPHNGFKMPPRPQLTLDRRLHSSGCKYANRCPMATWQCTEELPPLRVLRGGEVRCIHAT, from the coding sequence ATGACTTTGCTCAAAATAGACAACTTATCGGTCGCATTTGCGCGCGGCAAGGGATTATTCCAGGTAGAGGAGACCGAGGTCATCCATGGACTGAGTATGACCGCCAAAGCAGGCCGAATTACAGCAGTGATCGGCGCGAGCGGATCGGGAAAAAGCCTGCTGGCCCATGCGATTCTGGGCATTCTTCCGTCTAATGCGATTACTCGCGGAACGCTTTATTATAACGGTAAACCATTGAATATCGCTGCTCAGACAGCGCTTCGAGGCAGCCGTCTTGCGCTGGTACCACAGTCTGTACAATACCTCGACCCTCTGATGAAGGTAGGCCCCCAGATAAGCTACAGCTTTGAACGAAGTAATGAACGTAATGACCTGATCGAGATGAAAGGCACTACCACCTCCCGAAGACATACAAAGAAGAGGCTTATGCATGAGAGACTGAGTGAGATTCTAAGTAAATATGGCTTAGCCACCGATGTGACAGAGCGGTATCCATTTGAGCTGTCCGGCGGTATGGCGAGGCGAGTGCTGTTATCCATTGCAACGGCAGGCGAACCGGAGCTGATTGTTGCAGATGAGCCGACGCCTGGTATTCATGTGGAGGCACTGTCTGAGACGCTGAGACATTTTCGCTCCATTGCCGACCAAGGGGCAGGTATCCTATGGATAACCCACGATGTTGAATCCGCACTTCAAATTGCAGACGAGCTCGTTGTTTTTTACGCAGGAACCAATGTAGAGACTGCACGGCCGGAAGATTTCACAGGCAACGGAGAGCGGCTGAGGCATCCGTATTCGAAGGCGCTCTGGAACGCATTGCCGCATAATGGCTTTAAGATGCCTCCAAGACCTCAACTGACACTGGATAGAAGACTTCATTCAAGCGGGTGTAAGTATGCCAACCGATGTCCAATGGCAACCTGGCAATGTACAGAAGAGCTGCCACCCCTCCGGGTGCTGCGGGGCGGAGAGGTGAGATGCATTCATGCAACTTGA
- a CDS encoding ABC transporter ATP-binding protein yields the protein MQLEAKKLGFRYGRRQDWCMRDIHLSISSGEMVGLRGPSGAGKSTLARLLAGYLQPLEGEVLLDGAPLSLYTGYAPVQLVLQHPESAVNPRWHMHKVLQEAGVYDRELLHSLGIEEDWLARRPGELSGGELQRFCVARALGVGTKFLIADEMTTMLDAVTQAQIWNVVKKMAVERELGILVISHEGNLLSQLCSRIIEWK from the coding sequence ATGCAACTTGAGGCGAAGAAGCTTGGTTTTCGGTACGGTCGTCGTCAGGATTGGTGTATGAGGGATATCCATCTGTCTATTTCCTCTGGCGAGATGGTGGGTCTTCGGGGACCGAGTGGTGCTGGGAAATCAACACTGGCCAGGCTGCTGGCAGGTTATTTACAGCCGCTTGAGGGTGAGGTGCTTCTGGATGGCGCGCCGCTGTCTTTATATACAGGTTATGCACCGGTTCAGCTGGTCTTACAGCATCCAGAATCCGCGGTTAATCCAAGATGGCACATGCATAAAGTGCTGCAGGAAGCGGGTGTGTATGATAGAGAGCTGCTGCACTCGCTAGGAATTGAAGAGGACTGGCTTGCACGAAGACCGGGTGAGCTGTCAGGCGGCGAGCTGCAGCGTTTTTGCGTAGCCCGTGCACTCGGAGTCGGCACGAAATTTCTCATTGCAGATGAAATGACCACCATGCTGGATGCTGTAACACAGGCTCAGATCTGGAATGTCGTTAAGAAGATGGCTGTAGAACGCGAATTGGGTATACTGGTCATTAGCCATGAGGGAAATCTGTTGTCTCAGCTGTGCAGCCGGATTATTGAATGGAAATGA
- a CDS encoding cupin domain-containing protein, producing the protein MTERNLSPLVAALSMEPHPEGGWYKEIWKAAYQIPQSVLPGVYSGARPAATSIYFLLHPGEFSDWHVVHSDELWMWHSGSPLELIIGGSGEGDPNQTESFILGPDVVAGQHPQALAPGGQWQMARPLGDEPVLVSCVVAPGFHYDDFRLIQRGE; encoded by the coding sequence ATGACAGAACGTAATTTATCACCATTGGTTGCTGCGCTCTCCATGGAGCCGCATCCGGAAGGTGGCTGGTACAAGGAGATCTGGAAGGCGGCATACCAAATTCCTCAATCCGTACTGCCAGGTGTATACTCCGGAGCGCGCCCAGCGGCTACCTCGATTTATTTCTTGCTGCACCCTGGTGAATTCTCAGATTGGCACGTCGTTCATTCCGATGAGCTGTGGATGTGGCACTCTGGCAGTCCACTCGAGCTTATCATCGGCGGCAGCGGTGAAGGGGATCCGAATCAGACAGAATCCTTCATTCTGGGCCCAGACGTTGTAGCAGGGCAGCATCCTCAGGCACTGGCGCCAGGCGGACAATGGCAGATGGCTCGGCCACTCGGAGATGAGCCGGTGCTAGTGTCCTGTGTAGTTGCACCAGGATTCCACTATGATGATTTCCGGCTGATCCAGCGTGGAGAGTAG